Proteins from a single region of Phycisphaeraceae bacterium D3-23:
- the lpxI gene encoding UDP-2,3-diacylglucosamine diphosphatase LpxI (LpxI, functionally equivalent to LpxH, replaces it in LPS biosynthesis in a minority of bacteria.), whose product MDDRPVMGLIAGGGRLPFLQAQGMREAGYRVACVGLDGQYDADLPGACDHFSRAGVLQIGRWARALRRAGAQRAVMVGRVEKSHLLYHPLACFRLLPSWRVVKLFFWDLRKDRRSQGMLSAVAAELLKVGVELVDTTQYIPEHLATPGVLTSCQPSSSVRRDIDFAWPILMRMNDLDIGQAVAVKNGDVVAVEAIEGTDAMIARAGELSRGGGWVLAKGAPPSKDPRFDVPTIGTQTIANLKSAGGVALVVAAGKVILLDKPEVIAAADAAGIALVGMDAAGSEDSAGVSKVADA is encoded by the coding sequence ATGGATGACCGGCCCGTCATGGGATTGATCGCGGGTGGGGGGCGTTTGCCTTTCTTGCAGGCGCAGGGGATGCGGGAGGCGGGGTATCGTGTGGCGTGTGTCGGGCTGGACGGGCAGTACGACGCCGACCTGCCGGGGGCGTGCGATCATTTTTCGCGGGCGGGTGTGCTGCAGATCGGGCGCTGGGCGCGGGCGCTTCGGCGCGCGGGCGCTCAGCGTGCGGTGATGGTTGGGCGGGTGGAGAAGAGCCACCTGCTGTACCATCCGCTGGCGTGCTTTCGGCTGCTGCCGTCGTGGCGTGTGGTGAAGCTGTTTTTCTGGGACCTGCGCAAGGACCGCCGGAGCCAGGGCATGTTGTCGGCGGTCGCGGCCGAGCTTTTGAAAGTCGGTGTTGAACTCGTGGACACAACGCAGTACATCCCGGAACACCTCGCGACGCCCGGCGTGCTGACGTCGTGTCAGCCGTCGTCTTCGGTGCGGCGCGATATCGACTTCGCTTGGCCGATCCTGATGCGGATGAACGATCTGGACATCGGGCAGGCGGTCGCGGTGAAGAACGGCGACGTGGTCGCGGTCGAGGCGATCGAGGGGACCGACGCGATGATCGCCCGCGCCGGCGAGCTGAGCCGGGGCGGCGGATGGGTGTTAGCGAAGGGCGCTCCGCCGAGCAAAGACCCGCGTTTTGATGTGCCGACGATCGGGACGCAGACGATCGCGAACCTCAAGTCGGCCGGCGGCGTCGCGCTGGTCGTCGCGGCGGGCAAGGTGATTTTGCTCGACAAGCCGGAGGTGATCGCGGCGGCGGACGCGGCGGGGATTGCGCTGGTGGGGATGGACGCGGCGGGGTCTGAGGATTCGGCGGGCGTTTCGAAAGTGGCGGACGCGTAG
- a CDS encoding divalent metal cation transporter → MPDPKLQQDRELLAAAESKGALAKFAAYFKLSGPGWLQSAITLGGGSLAGSLYIGVIGGYKMLWLQPVMMILGIVMLSAIAYVTLSTGEKPFRSINKHINPVLGWGWLFAAMIANLVWAMPQFSLGTAAMQQNLGIALPDWGCVAILFVIACTVIWFYDAGGWGIKLFEILLKVMVGLIVLAFFGVVVALSMKGTLPWAEVFTGFVPDFSLLSKPAEDLRPFIAASSDPAYWTDKVVGIQRDTMIAAAATAVGINMTFLLPYSMLRKGWDKTFRGLATFDLSTGLFIPFVLATSCVVIAAASQFHAKYDPGLVGEAEPTAVTAKLQGGYDANLSAFHAADHAEANVNDADRQLAAMTIKSDSGALALSLENVTGSKAIAQYVFGLGVAGMAVSTLIILMLINGFTFTEALGAPIAGPMHRIGSFLPAVTGRAGLHVPLEQVPRGAVLARDPDLAHRHDAAARRLHHVLPDDEQPKAHGRQPDDRR, encoded by the coding sequence ATGCCCGACCCCAAGCTCCAGCAGGACCGTGAGTTGCTCGCAGCCGCCGAATCGAAGGGGGCGCTGGCGAAGTTCGCGGCGTACTTCAAACTCTCGGGCCCGGGCTGGCTGCAGTCGGCGATCACGCTGGGGGGCGGGTCGCTCGCGGGGTCGCTCTACATCGGCGTCATCGGCGGGTACAAGATGCTCTGGCTCCAGCCGGTGATGATGATCCTCGGCATCGTCATGCTCAGCGCGATCGCGTACGTCACGCTGTCGACCGGCGAAAAACCGTTCCGCTCGATCAACAAACACATCAACCCCGTGCTGGGCTGGGGCTGGCTTTTTGCCGCGATGATCGCCAACCTCGTCTGGGCGATGCCTCAGTTCTCGCTGGGCACCGCCGCGATGCAGCAGAACCTGGGGATCGCGCTGCCCGACTGGGGCTGCGTCGCGATCCTGTTCGTGATCGCATGCACCGTGATCTGGTTCTACGACGCGGGCGGCTGGGGCATCAAGCTCTTCGAGATACTCCTCAAGGTGATGGTCGGGCTGATCGTGCTCGCGTTCTTCGGTGTGGTCGTCGCGCTGTCGATGAAGGGGACGCTGCCGTGGGCCGAGGTGTTTACCGGGTTTGTGCCCGACTTCTCGCTCTTGTCGAAGCCGGCGGAGGACCTTCGGCCGTTCATCGCCGCGTCGTCCGACCCGGCGTACTGGACGGACAAGGTGGTGGGGATTCAGCGGGACACGATGATCGCCGCCGCAGCCACGGCCGTGGGCATCAACATGACGTTCCTCCTGCCGTACTCGATGCTGCGCAAGGGCTGGGACAAGACGTTCCGCGGGCTGGCGACGTTCGACCTGTCGACCGGGCTGTTCATCCCGTTCGTGCTGGCGACGAGCTGCGTCGTGATCGCGGCGGCGTCGCAGTTCCACGCAAAGTACGACCCGGGGCTAGTGGGTGAAGCGGAACCGACGGCGGTGACGGCGAAGCTGCAGGGCGGGTACGACGCAAATCTCAGCGCATTTCATGCAGCCGATCACGCCGAGGCGAATGTCAACGACGCCGACCGCCAGCTCGCCGCGATGACGATCAAGTCCGACTCGGGGGCGCTTGCGTTGTCGCTTGAAAACGTCACGGGCTCCAAGGCAATCGCGCAGTACGTCTTCGGCCTGGGCGTCGCGGGGATGGCGGTCTCGACGCTCATCATCCTCATGCTCATCAACGGCTTCACGTTCACCGAAGCGCTGGGCGCGCCGATCGCCGGGCCGATGCACCGCATCGGGTCGTTCCTACCGGCTGTGACGGGGCGCGCTGGGCTTCATGTTCCTTTGGAGCAAGTACCCCGAGGCGCGGTTCTGGCTCGCGATCCCGACCTCGCGCATCGGCATGATGCTGCTGCCCGTCGCCTACATCACGTTCTTCCTGATGATGAACAGCCGAAAGCTCATGGGCGACAACCTGATGACCGGCGGTAA
- a CDS encoding dicarboxylate/amino acid:cation symporter, translating to MNATPPPRAATRPRNPLLPWTWALHWQILLGLVIGIGVGALMANAALRGVSGEVAAFDTAYEAALSQLSADGLSSDDIDRLQATAEAPDATFAAVRAYEAAVAERASRLDQLGTAPSAHAQVTDGTPYLILKLIGDLFLNGLKLIVIPIITTSIILAVAGLGGSDAFRRLGLKTLAYYFTTSFIAILIGITLVNLIAPGKTPGPETLFGEAASMSFDSEAAAVDGKTSGKTASDFLDVFRAMVPPNIVKAANEGNFIGLIIVAMLVGFFATRLAAEKSKAFLGFVEAVYDITLAITHFVLRLAPIGVFGLIAATVAYQVAKLAPDDRVHELAVGIGKFAVTVLLALGLHFFVVMPLILMFVARVNPLKHYLAMGPAIMTAFSTSSSSSTLPVTMECVEERAGVSRKTTSFVLPLGATVNMDGTALFECIAAIFICQAFGIDLSIGQQFMIVVVALLTSVGVAGVPSASIVAIVVILRSVEEQLKQQGVDVPLVAVGVPVIFAIDRPLDMCRTVVNIFSDSVGAVTIARSEGESGVLADG from the coding sequence ATGAACGCTACGCCCCCGCCCCGCGCCGCGACCCGACCCCGCAACCCGCTCCTGCCCTGGACCTGGGCGCTGCACTGGCAGATCCTGCTGGGGCTGGTCATCGGCATCGGCGTCGGGGCGCTGATGGCTAACGCCGCGCTTAGGGGGGTATCCGGTGAAGTCGCCGCGTTCGACACCGCCTACGAAGCTGCGTTGTCACAACTCTCGGCAGACGGTTTGTCGTCGGACGACATCGATCGCCTGCAAGCGACGGCGGAGGCACCCGATGCGACTTTCGCGGCCGTGCGTGCGTACGAAGCCGCGGTGGCGGAACGAGCATCTCGTCTTGACCAACTGGGCACGGCACCCAGCGCACACGCTCAAGTCACCGACGGCACGCCCTACCTCATCCTCAAACTCATCGGCGACCTGTTCCTCAACGGGCTCAAGCTGATCGTCATCCCGATCATCACGACGTCCATCATCCTCGCCGTCGCGGGGCTCGGCGGCAGCGATGCGTTTCGCCGGCTCGGGCTCAAGACGCTGGCCTACTACTTCACGACCTCCTTCATCGCGATCCTGATCGGCATCACGCTGGTCAACCTGATCGCCCCGGGCAAGACGCCCGGGCCCGAGACGCTCTTCGGCGAAGCCGCGTCGATGTCTTTCGACAGCGAGGCCGCCGCGGTCGACGGCAAGACCTCGGGCAAGACCGCGAGCGACTTCCTCGACGTCTTCCGCGCGATGGTCCCGCCCAACATCGTCAAGGCCGCCAACGAAGGCAACTTCATCGGGCTCATCATCGTCGCCATGCTCGTCGGGTTCTTCGCCACCCGGCTCGCGGCCGAGAAGAGTAAGGCCTTCCTCGGGTTTGTCGAAGCGGTATACGACATCACCCTCGCGATCACGCATTTCGTCCTCCGCCTCGCGCCGATCGGTGTGTTCGGGCTGATCGCCGCGACCGTCGCCTACCAGGTCGCCAAGCTCGCGCCCGACGACCGGGTCCACGAGCTGGCGGTCGGCATCGGCAAGTTCGCCGTGACGGTGCTGCTCGCGCTCGGGCTGCACTTCTTCGTCGTCATGCCGCTGATCCTGATGTTCGTTGCGCGCGTCAACCCGCTCAAGCACTACCTCGCGATGGGGCCTGCGATCATGACGGCCTTCTCGACCTCGTCCTCGTCGAGCACGCTGCCTGTCACGATGGAGTGCGTCGAGGAACGCGCGGGCGTCTCGCGCAAGACCACCAGTTTCGTCCTCCCGCTGGGCGCCACGGTCAACATGGACGGCACGGCGCTGTTCGAGTGCATCGCCGCGATCTTCATCTGCCAGGCGTTTGGCATCGACCTCTCGATCGGCCAGCAGTTCATGATCGTGGTCGTCGCGCTCCTGACCAGCGTCGGGGTCGCCGGCGTGCCGTCGGCGTCGATCGTCGCGATCGTCGTAATCCTGCGGTCGGTCGAGGAGCAGCTCAAGCAGCAGGGCGTCGACGTCCCGCTGGTCGCGGTCGGTGTGCCGGTGATCTTTGCGATCGATCGGCCGCTGGATATGTGCCGGACGGTGGTGAATATCTTCTCCGACTCGGTGGGCGCGGTGACCATCGCCCGTAGCGAAGGCGAATCGGGGGTCCTGGCCGACGGCTAG
- a CDS encoding NUDIX hydrolase, producing the protein MADTPDDPLEVMAAGRFLRMVKRGRWEYVDRHNTTGAVAVVAVTDAGELVLIEQYRVPMGKACIELPAGLAGDGADRDEAFELAARRELEEETGYRAENMRHLYQVCTSPGMTSETIDLFLATGLTRVGEGGGAAGEGEDIKVHRVALDEADRWVAQRAAGGDCIDVKVYLGIALARDISKQV; encoded by the coding sequence ATGGCAGACACCCCCGACGACCCCCTCGAAGTCATGGCCGCCGGCCGATTCCTGCGGATGGTCAAACGCGGGCGGTGGGAATACGTCGACCGTCACAACACCACCGGCGCGGTCGCCGTCGTCGCGGTGACGGATGCCGGGGAACTCGTGCTGATCGAGCAGTACCGCGTGCCGATGGGCAAGGCGTGTATCGAGCTGCCCGCCGGGCTCGCCGGGGACGGGGCCGACCGTGACGAGGCGTTCGAGTTGGCCGCCCGGCGCGAGCTCGAGGAAGAGACCGGCTACCGCGCGGAAAACATGCGGCATCTGTATCAAGTCTGCACCAGCCCGGGCATGACGAGCGAAACGATCGACCTGTTCCTCGCGACGGGGCTGACGCGCGTCGGCGAAGGCGGCGGGGCGGCGGGCGAGGGCGAAGACATCAAAGTGCATCGGGTCGCGCTCGACGAGGCCGACCGCTGGGTTGCGCAGCGCGCCGCGGGCGGCGACTGCATCGACGTGAAGGTCTACCTCGGTATCGCGCTGGCGCGGGACATCTCCAAGCAAGTTTAG
- a CDS encoding nuclear transport factor 2 family protein, with product MSTDQAVNPCLEVGNKLVALCQEGKNVEAIDTLYADDIESVEVCGDESMPKVMKGIDAIRGKTKWWYDNHEVHGGSCDGPYPNGDDFICFFEMDITPKCGPMEGKRFQMKEAARYTVKDGKIVREEFYYDVSGFGG from the coding sequence ATGTCCACCGACCAAGCCGTCAACCCCTGCCTCGAAGTCGGCAACAAACTCGTCGCCCTGTGCCAGGAAGGCAAGAACGTCGAAGCCATCGACACCCTCTACGCCGACGACATCGAGAGCGTCGAAGTCTGTGGCGACGAAAGCATGCCCAAGGTGATGAAGGGCATCGACGCCATCCGTGGCAAAACCAAGTGGTGGTACGACAACCACGAAGTCCACGGCGGGTCCTGCGACGGGCCCTACCCCAACGGCGACGACTTCATCTGTTTCTTCGAAATGGACATCACCCCCAAGTGCGGCCCGATGGAAGGCAAACGCTTCCAGATGAAAGAGGCCGCCCGCTACACCGTGAAGGACGGCAAGATCGTCCGCGAAGAGTTCTACTACGACGTCTCGGGCTTCGGCGGGTAA
- a CDS encoding DUF899 family protein, producing the protein MPNTCPPMSPEIEALEKQIWELGEKLRAARQAAPPETVQDYIFESPGGPIALSELFADRDDLFVVHNMGKRCSYCTLWADGLNGLAAPLLDRAACVISSPDDPATQQAFAKSRGWTLPMVSCKDNTFAADLGYHYPDQNNSYMPGISAFHRNADGSITRTGHTPFGPYDMYCPVWPLFSLLKGGAGDWQPKFEYGQK; encoded by the coding sequence ATGCCAAACACCTGCCCCCCGATGTCGCCCGAGATCGAAGCCCTCGAGAAACAGATCTGGGAGCTGGGCGAAAAGCTCCGCGCCGCCCGGCAGGCCGCGCCGCCCGAGACCGTCCAGGACTACATCTTCGAGTCGCCCGGCGGGCCGATCGCGCTGAGCGAGCTCTTCGCCGACCGCGACGACCTCTTCGTCGTCCACAACATGGGTAAGCGGTGTTCCTACTGCACGCTATGGGCGGACGGGCTTAATGGTTTGGCCGCGCCGCTGCTCGACCGCGCGGCGTGTGTCATCAGCTCTCCCGACGACCCCGCCACGCAGCAGGCCTTCGCCAAGTCGCGCGGCTGGACCCTCCCGATGGTGAGCTGTAAGGACAACACCTTCGCCGCCGACCTCGGCTACCACTACCCCGATCAAAACAACAGCTACATGCCGGGCATCAGCGCGTTCCACAGGAATGCGGACGGCAGCATCACCCGCACAGGCCACACCCCCTTCGGCCCCTACGATATGTACTGCCCGGTCTGGCCGCTGTTCTCCCTGCTCAAGGGCGGGGCCGGCGACTGGCAGCCGAAGTTTGAGTACGGGCAGAAGTGA
- a CDS encoding SRPBCC family protein has product MPDPVDSHVRLTKLIRAPRERVFDAWLDPDIRKQWWCGGPGMECPFAEIDAKVGGDYRVAMCKDGNEWVTVGEFVEIDRPTRLVFTWTWEHDPTFGGDSRVTITLHETTFDDKPATELVLLHEKLGSAHERSEHTVGWGGALGNLAKLFVETGDKPTEVC; this is encoded by the coding sequence ATGCCCGACCCCGTCGACAGCCACGTCCGCCTGACCAAACTCATCCGCGCCCCGCGCGAACGCGTCTTCGACGCCTGGCTCGACCCCGACATCCGCAAGCAATGGTGGTGCGGCGGCCCCGGGATGGAGTGCCCCTTCGCGGAGATCGACGCCAAAGTCGGCGGCGACTACCGCGTCGCCATGTGCAAGGACGGCAACGAGTGGGTCACGGTCGGCGAGTTTGTCGAGATCGATCGGCCCACCAGACTCGTCTTCACCTGGACCTGGGAACACGACCCGACCTTCGGCGGCGACTCCCGCGTCACCATCACCCTCCACGAAACCACATTCGACGACAAGCCCGCCACCGAACTCGTCCTGCTCCACGAAAAGCTCGGCAGCGCGCACGAACGCTCCGAACACACCGTCGGCTGGGGCGGCGCCCTGGGCAACCTCGCCAAGCTCTTCGTCGAGACCGGTGACAAGCCCACCGAAGTCTGCTGA
- a CDS encoding TfoX/Sxy family protein, whose translation MHSDPQLSERLRAAVVGRDFEERFFFGGVAFFLNGHFAIGVYHDKLVLRVGEDAANAAIEQGDAEPMDITGRPMRGWVYIQPDGFKRKADLTDWIDQVHDFVSTLKKKPKKKAAKKTVKKKTKKKS comes from the coding sequence ATGCACAGCGACCCCCAACTCTCCGAGCGACTACGCGCCGCCGTCGTCGGCCGCGACTTCGAAGAACGCTTCTTCTTCGGCGGCGTCGCGTTCTTCCTAAATGGCCACTTCGCGATCGGCGTATACCACGACAAGCTGGTCCTCCGCGTGGGCGAAGACGCCGCGAACGCCGCGATCGAGCAGGGCGACGCCGAGCCCATGGACATCACAGGCCGGCCGATGCGTGGCTGGGTCTACATCCAGCCCGACGGCTTCAAACGCAAAGCCGACCTCACCGACTGGATCGACCAGGTCCACGACTTCGTCTCCACCCTAAAAAAGAAGCCCAAGAAGAAAGCCGCCAAAAAGACCGTGAAGAAGAAAACGAAGAAGAAAAGCTAA
- a CDS encoding DinB family protein yields the protein MNAAQALTHGLNTSAHLFTTLAQDLRDHPMARAVEGGIHATWAVGHVAFSEAHFHQMITGQDNPIASWGEHLAGGTTPTDDASVYPSYDEALKQLQALHNKTVELVKGMSESDLDRKVDGMPEEFEPFFGTVGKVLCAAIIHPMHHNGQLADIRRSLGRDPLIA from the coding sequence ATGAACGCCGCCCAAGCCCTCACCCACGGGCTCAACACCTCCGCCCACCTCTTCACCACGCTCGCCCAAGACCTGCGCGACCACCCCATGGCCCGCGCGGTCGAAGGCGGCATCCACGCCACCTGGGCCGTCGGCCACGTCGCCTTCTCCGAAGCCCACTTCCACCAGATGATCACCGGCCAAGACAACCCCATCGCAAGCTGGGGCGAACACCTCGCCGGCGGCACCACACCCACCGACGACGCCTCCGTCTACCCGTCCTACGACGAAGCACTCAAGCAGCTTCAAGCCCTGCACAACAAGACCGTCGAGCTGGTCAAGGGCATGTCCGAGAGCGACCTCGACCGCAAGGTCGACGGGATGCCCGAAGAGTTCGAGCCGTTCTTCGGCACCGTCGGCAAAGTCCTCTGCGCCGCGATCATCCATCCAATGCACCACAACGGCCAGCTCGCTGACATCCGCCGATCGCTGGGCCGCGACCCACTGATCGCGTAG
- a CDS encoding metalloregulator ArsR/SmtB family transcription factor — MVNRADEQLNQAFAALADPTRRAIVDRLARDDGVTVNDLYKPFKRRMTLPAVSKHLRVLERAGLLRQERDGRIRRCHLEPEPLKRANAWVEQYRVFWSGQLDALAEFLEREEEEG; from the coding sequence ATGGTTAATCGTGCTGACGAACAACTCAACCAGGCCTTCGCCGCACTCGCCGACCCGACCCGCCGGGCGATCGTCGACCGCCTGGCCCGCGACGACGGCGTCACCGTCAACGACCTCTACAAGCCCTTCAAAAGACGCATGACCCTGCCCGCCGTAAGCAAGCACCTCCGCGTGCTCGAACGCGCAGGCCTCCTCCGACAGGAACGCGACGGCCGGATCCGCCGATGCCACCTCGAACCCGAACCGCTCAAACGCGCCAACGCCTGGGTCGAGCAGTACCGCGTCTTCTGGTCCGGCCAACTCGACGCCCTCGCCGAGTTCCTCGAACGCGAAGAAGAGGAGGGTTAG
- a CDS encoding PEP-CTERM sorting domain-containing protein, which produces MKRTALLLGAAMALGFPQHGMAQSETIAQTGDASPDGNGTFDFFISPTINAFGQVAFRANLNGTSGGSLDDYGIYRSSTGTLLTQIAREGQAAPDGNGTFDDLFSPLINASGQVAFSTTLTGTSGGFTDDRGIYRSGTGSTLTRIGREGQTEPGGNGTFSSIGSAVINDSGQVVFTGLLTGTSGGSSDNRGIYRSNSSSTLTEVARRGQAVPDGNGTYSTFSSFSLNASGQVTFISNLNGTSGASTDNQGLYRSDSGTTLTQIAREGQVPPGGNGVFANIFGPQFNDAGQVAFYADLSGTSGGGLDNRGLYRSTAGSALTQIAREGQTAPGGDGTILSFNGLDLNNSGQVVFTSNLTGTSGGTTDDLALYRSSTGSTVTQIAREGQVVPGGDGTYSTLFTPQINDSGLVVFRSDLAGTSGGSLDNNALYLTDGVETIQVIREGEAVAGSTVTGVSSLTAGSLNDFGQVVYEIGLANGDELIQRFTPELHWRSTFSSSWDIASRWTLGIDPGEVHNVFIDPDVSLTVTGPAGAVDLKNLTLGGNNGIATLRLNGGTITAQNAVSVASTGVLTGDGTIDGDVDNLGTVRADNVTITGILTNDGLVTGDGRISARIVNNDDAEVRVADGEHLHFTGTSLASANLGRIEVFGGELEFDNHLNNFTSTGFITGRNAVMRFNGGLTNNGALSVSFGTSDLLGDINNTGIGSIVLSGGSSTTFYDDVTNNGSIVVASAGPFVSAAVFFGDVSGAGSITGGGSVFLHGDLRPGNSPAAVFHDVDLFLMSTARTQIEIGGTTPGSEHDQINNAKSTTIGGTLDVQLINGFDPVAGETFDIFNLASQSGVFSDILLPALDVGLGWHLGKLYTDGELHVELVGDLNLDGFVGVEDLDLLLANWGDSALAFDYTAGDASGDGLVGAADLAIVQANWGAGAPGGNVPEPGTLAALGLGGLALLRRRR; this is translated from the coding sequence ATGAAACGCACGGCACTACTCTTGGGCGCGGCGATGGCGCTGGGCTTCCCGCAGCACGGCATGGCGCAGTCGGAGACGATCGCCCAGACCGGCGATGCGTCGCCGGACGGCAACGGGACGTTTGATTTCTTTATCTCTCCCACCATCAACGCCTTTGGGCAGGTCGCGTTTAGGGCCAATCTAAACGGCACGAGCGGGGGTAGCCTGGACGACTATGGAATCTACCGCAGCAGCACAGGCACCTTGTTGACTCAGATCGCCCGTGAAGGCCAGGCGGCACCCGACGGCAACGGCACGTTTGATGATCTATTCTCTCCTCTCATCAACGCCTCGGGACAGGTGGCGTTTTCTACTACACTGACCGGCACGAGCGGGGGCTTCACCGACGACCGTGGCATCTACCGCAGCGGCACCGGCAGCACACTGACCCGGATCGGCCGTGAAGGTCAGACGGAGCCAGGCGGCAACGGGACTTTTTCAAGTATCGGTTCCGCCGTAATCAACGATTCGGGCCAGGTGGTGTTTACCGGCTTACTGACCGGCACGAGCGGGGGCAGTTCGGATAATAGGGGCATCTACCGCAGCAACTCGAGCAGCACGCTGACCGAGGTTGCCCGCAGAGGGCAGGCCGTGCCCGATGGCAACGGGACGTATTCGACTTTTAGTTCTTTTAGTCTCAACGCCTCAGGCCAAGTGACGTTTATCAGCAACCTGAACGGCACGAGCGGGGCCAGCACGGACAACCAAGGCCTGTACCGCAGCGACTCGGGCACCACACTCACCCAGATCGCCCGCGAAGGGCAGGTACCCCCCGGCGGCAATGGCGTGTTTGCCAATATCTTTGGGCCCCAGTTCAACGACGCCGGTCAGGTAGCGTTCTATGCCGATCTGTCCGGAACGAGCGGGGGCGGCTTGGACAATCGGGGCCTCTACCGCAGCACCGCGGGCAGCGCCCTGACTCAGATCGCACGTGAAGGGCAGACGGCCCCCGGCGGCGATGGAACAATCCTGTCGTTTAATGGCCTCGATCTCAATAACTCAGGCCAGGTCGTGTTTACCAGCAATCTGACCGGCACGAGCGGAGGCACAACGGACGATCTTGCCCTCTACCGCAGCAGCACGGGCAGCACGGTGACTCAGATCGCCCGCGAAGGGCAGGTGGTGCCGGGAGGCGATGGAACGTATTCAACTTTGTTCACTCCCCAAATCAATGATTCGGGTCTCGTGGTGTTTAGAAGCGATCTGGCGGGTACGAGCGGTGGTAGTTTGGATAACAACGCTCTGTACCTGACCGACGGCGTAGAGACGATTCAAGTCATTCGCGAAGGCGAAGCCGTCGCAGGCAGCACGGTGACGGGCGTGAGCAGTCTCACAGCAGGTTCACTAAACGATTTTGGGCAGGTCGTATATGAAATCGGGCTGGCCAATGGGGATGAACTGATCCAACGCTTCACGCCGGAGCTGCATTGGCGCAGCACATTCTCCAGCTCATGGGACATCGCTTCGCGCTGGACGCTGGGCATCGACCCAGGCGAAGTCCACAACGTCTTTATCGACCCCGACGTCTCGCTCACCGTCACCGGGCCCGCCGGCGCAGTGGACCTGAAGAACCTCACCCTCGGCGGCAACAACGGCATCGCCACACTGCGCCTCAACGGCGGGACGATCACCGCTCAGAACGCCGTGTCGGTTGCATCCACCGGGGTGCTGACCGGCGACGGCACTATCGACGGGGATGTGGACAACCTGGGCACGGTCCGAGCCGACAATGTCACGATCACAGGCATCCTGACCAACGACGGGCTGGTCACCGGCGACGGACGCATCAGCGCCCGGATCGTAAACAATGACGACGCCGAGGTCCGCGTCGCCGACGGCGAACACCTGCACTTCACCGGCACCTCCCTGGCGAGCGCCAACCTCGGACGCATCGAGGTCTTCGGCGGGGAGCTGGAGTTCGATAACCACCTGAACAACTTCACCTCGACAGGATTCATCACCGGCCGCAACGCCGTTATGCGCTTCAACGGCGGGCTCACCAACAACGGCGCACTCTCCGTCAGCTTCGGCACCTCCGACCTCTTGGGCGATATCAACAACACGGGGATCGGCTCCATCGTCCTCTCGGGCGGGTCCAGCACCACCTTCTACGACGACGTCACCAACAACGGCTCGATCGTCGTCGCGTCGGCCGGGCCGTTCGTCTCTGCGGCCGTCTTCTTCGGGGATGTCAGCGGCGCGGGCTCGATCACCGGCGGCGGCAGCGTCTTCCTCCACGGCGACCTGCGACCCGGCAACAGCCCCGCCGCGGTGTTCCACGATGTCGATCTGTTTCTCATGTCCACCGCGCGCACCCAGATCGAGATCGGCGGCACGACGCCCGGCAGCGAACACGACCAGATCAACAACGCCAAGTCCACCACAATCGGCGGCACCCTCGATGTCCAGCTTATCAACGGCTTCGACCCCGTCGCCGGCGAAACATTCGACATCTTCAACCTCGCATCGCAGTCCGGCGTGTTCAGCGACATCCTCCTGCCCGCGCTCGACGTCGGGCTCGGCTGGCACCTCGGCAAGCTCTACACCGATGGCGAACTGCATGTGGAGCTCGTAGGCGACCTCAACCTCGACGGCTTCGTCGGCGTCGAGGACCTGGACCTCCTGCTCGCCAACTGGGGCGACAGTGCGCTGGCGTTTGACTACACCGCCGGCGACGCCTCGGGCGACGGGCTGGTCGGCGCGGCCGACCTCGCCATCGTGCAGGCCAACTGGGGCGCCGGGGCGCCCGGTGGCAATGTGCCCGAGCCGGGGACGCTCGCGGCGCTCGGGCTGGGCGGGCTGGCGTTGCTGCGTCGGCGGCGATAA